One genomic segment of Agromyces intestinalis includes these proteins:
- a CDS encoding cytochrome b, with protein sequence MSTATPTNAPQKRSFTAAASVYVNERTSLAGFVKELGRKAFPDHWSFLLGEVALFAFVVVLVSGTFLTFFFQASMAEVHYAGSFVPLKGVEMSVAMASTLDISFDIRGGLFVRQMHHWAALLFVAAIGLHMLRIFFTGAFRKPREFNWIIGFTLFILAMAEGFTGYSLPDDLLSGNGLAIINGMVKGIPLVGTWLSFLIFGGEFPGTDIVGRLYTLHILLLPALVVALIAVHLVLVVVHKHTQYAGPGKTQQNAVGPPILPIYAAKAGGFFFIVFGVLALIASMFTINPIWNYGPYDPSPVSAGTQPDWYIGFADGALRLIPPGWEFVWLDRTWSFNILVPLIAIGIFLVLVVAYPFIEAWVTGDKREHHIADRPRNAPTRTAIGAAGVTFYAGLWAAASSDILATHFSLTMEGVIHALQAVVILGPFIAYFVTKRVCIALQKKDREIVLHGYESGRIVKLPGGEFIEVHQPLDEYERWRLVSFESYAPLMIRPNARGKITAGQHVRAALSRWFFEDRIAPVSRGELEAAHHHTEHSDSAH encoded by the coding sequence TTGAGCACCGCAACCCCCACCAACGCTCCGCAGAAGCGGTCGTTCACCGCGGCTGCGTCCGTCTACGTCAACGAACGCACGAGCCTCGCGGGCTTCGTCAAGGAACTCGGGCGCAAGGCCTTCCCCGACCACTGGTCGTTCCTGCTCGGCGAGGTCGCCCTCTTCGCGTTCGTCGTCGTGCTCGTCTCGGGCACGTTCCTGACCTTCTTCTTCCAGGCATCGATGGCCGAGGTGCACTACGCCGGCTCGTTCGTGCCGTTGAAGGGTGTCGAGATGTCGGTCGCCATGGCGTCGACGCTCGACATCTCGTTCGACATCCGCGGCGGCCTGTTCGTTCGGCAGATGCACCACTGGGCGGCGCTGCTGTTCGTGGCCGCGATCGGCCTGCACATGCTGCGTATTTTCTTCACCGGTGCATTCCGCAAGCCGCGTGAGTTCAACTGGATCATCGGCTTCACGCTGTTCATCCTCGCGATGGCCGAGGGTTTCACCGGCTACTCGCTTCCCGACGACCTGCTGTCGGGCAACGGCCTCGCGATCATCAACGGCATGGTGAAGGGCATCCCACTTGTCGGAACCTGGCTCTCGTTCCTGATCTTCGGCGGCGAGTTCCCCGGCACCGACATCGTGGGCCGGCTGTACACGCTGCACATCCTGCTGCTGCCGGCGCTCGTCGTCGCGCTCATCGCCGTGCACCTCGTGCTGGTCGTCGTGCACAAGCACACCCAGTACGCAGGCCCCGGCAAGACCCAGCAGAACGCGGTGGGCCCGCCCATCCTGCCGATCTACGCGGCCAAGGCCGGCGGCTTCTTCTTCATCGTGTTCGGCGTGCTCGCGCTCATCGCGTCGATGTTCACCATCAACCCGATCTGGAACTACGGCCCGTACGATCCCTCGCCCGTCTCGGCCGGTACCCAGCCCGACTGGTATATCGGCTTCGCCGACGGCGCGCTGCGGCTCATTCCGCCGGGCTGGGAGTTCGTCTGGCTCGACCGCACCTGGTCGTTCAACATCCTCGTTCCGCTCATCGCGATCGGCATCTTCCTCGTGCTCGTCGTCGCCTACCCCTTCATCGAGGCGTGGGTCACCGGCGACAAGCGCGAGCACCACATCGCCGACCGTCCGCGCAACGCCCCGACCCGCACCGCGATCGGTGCCGCGGGTGTCACGTTCTACGCCGGCCTCTGGGCCGCGGCGAGCTCCGACATCCTCGCGACGCACTTCTCGCTCACGATGGAGGGCGTGATCCACGCGCTCCAGGCCGTGGTCATCCTCGGTCCGTTCATCGCCTACTTCGTCACGAAGCGCGTCTGCATCGCGCTCCAGAAGAAGGATCGCGAGATCGTGCTGCACGGCTACGAGTCCGGTCGCATCGTGAAGCTTCCCGGCGGCGAGTTCATCGAGGTGCACCAGCCGCTCGACGAGTACGAGCGCTGGCGCCTGGTGAGCTTCGAGAGCTACGCACCCCTCATGATCCGCCCGAACGCGCGCGGCAAGATCACGGCGGGTCAGCACGTGCGCGCCGCGCTCTCTCGCTGGTTCTTCGAAGACCGTATCGCGCCGGTCTCGCGAGGCGAGCTCGAGGCGGCGCACCACCACACGGAGCACTCGGACTCCGCGCACTGA
- a CDS encoding putative RNA methyltransferase, whose protein sequence is MTVDTTWFRCPNCLLPLAAVADSVYGCANGHRFDRSKHGYLTLLPPRAPKTIGDDRRMLEARANLLASGVYSPVAEAVSAAARATVTGPGTSIVDLGCGTGYYSAVVARDTGAGRVLVADRSPDAVRWSRLHHRETTGNDVTGVVLDLWRPLPIADATADIVLDVFAPRNPAEYARILSPVGTLIVVVPTPRHLAELRSTGSLLEIPDGKDTLVTEQFTAAGLRLSARRSVEYAFPASADQLADLVAMGPSAHHAAAPATLETRDVTAAVDVLAFAHPQ, encoded by the coding sequence ATGACGGTCGACACGACCTGGTTCCGGTGCCCGAACTGTCTGCTGCCGCTCGCCGCGGTCGCCGACAGCGTCTACGGGTGCGCGAACGGGCACCGGTTTGACCGCTCGAAGCACGGCTACCTCACCCTGCTGCCGCCGCGTGCGCCGAAGACCATCGGCGACGACCGCCGCATGCTCGAGGCTCGGGCGAACTTGCTCGCGTCAGGCGTCTACTCACCTGTCGCCGAGGCCGTGAGCGCCGCGGCGCGGGCGACGGTGACCGGCCCGGGTACATCGATCGTCGACCTCGGGTGCGGCACCGGGTACTATTCCGCCGTCGTCGCGCGCGACACCGGCGCCGGGCGTGTTCTCGTCGCCGATCGCTCCCCCGACGCCGTCCGCTGGAGCCGCCTGCACCACCGTGAGACCACGGGGAACGACGTCACCGGCGTCGTGCTCGACCTGTGGCGCCCGCTGCCGATCGCCGACGCGACCGCCGACATCGTGCTCGACGTCTTCGCGCCGCGCAACCCGGCCGAGTACGCGCGGATCCTCTCGCCTGTCGGCACGCTCATCGTCGTGGTGCCGACGCCCCGCCATCTCGCCGAGCTCAGATCGACCGGGTCGCTCCTCGAAATCCCCGACGGCAAGGACACCCTCGTGACCGAGCAGTTCACCGCGGCGGGGTTGAGGCTCTCGGCCCGTCGCAGTGTCGAGTACGCGTTCCCGGCATCCGCCGATCAACTCGCCGACCTCGTCGCGATGGGGCCGTCAGCACATCACGCCGCCGCGCCGGCCACTCTCGAGACGCGCGACGTGACCGCCGCGGTCGACGTGCTCGCGTTCGCGCATCCCCAGTGA
- a CDS encoding cytochrome c oxidase subunit 4, protein MRANVVLFWILAGFFAFAAALYGFWTALGGVEQHNGPEWAGLTAMTLAGVLSAFIAFYLGRVHSAQGGTLPEDRLDANIDDGDPELGFFSPWSWWPIVLAAGAALAFLGLAIGFWISFIAVPIVLIALVGWVYEYYRGNFAR, encoded by the coding sequence ATGCGCGCCAACGTCGTCCTCTTCTGGATCCTCGCCGGCTTCTTCGCGTTCGCGGCGGCCCTCTACGGCTTCTGGACCGCACTCGGCGGCGTCGAGCAGCACAACGGCCCCGAGTGGGCGGGCTTGACCGCTATGACCCTGGCGGGCGTGCTGAGCGCGTTCATCGCGTTCTATCTCGGCCGCGTGCACAGCGCCCAGGGTGGCACGCTGCCCGAGGATCGGCTCGACGCCAACATCGACGACGGCGACCCCGAGCTCGGCTTCTTCAGCCCGTGGAGCTGGTGGCCCATCGTGCTCGCCGCCGGCGCCGCGCTCGCATTCCTCGGGCTGGCGATCGGTTTCTGGATCAGCTTCATCGCCGTGCCGATCGTGCTGATCGCACTCGTCGGCTGGGTGTACGAGTACTACCGCGGTAACTTCGCGCGTTGA
- the ctaD gene encoding cytochrome c oxidase subunit I codes for MSTTTAPARPQSSSLPFGAPRVERKGNILVRWITSTDHKVIGYLYLITSFIFFCIGGVMALIIRAQLFEPGLELVPTREQYNQLFTMHGTIMLLMFATPLFAGFANVLMPLQIGAPDVAFPRLNAFAYWLFSFGSLIAVAGFFTPQGAASFGWFAYQPLASTTFSPGIGGNLWMLGLGLSGFGTILGAVNFITTIITMRAPGMTMFRMPIFTWNTLVTSILVLMAFPVLAAAILAAGADRIFGAHIYDPENGGVMLWQHLFWFFGHPEVYIIALPFFGIVSEIFPVFSRKPIFGYKTLIYATIAIAALSVTVWAHHMYVTGSVLLPFFALMTMLIAVPTGVKIFNWIGTMWRGSITFETPLLWSLGFLITFVFGGLTGVILASPPLDFHVSDTYFVVAHFHYVVFGTVVFAMFAGFYFWWPKWTGKMLNETLGKWHFWLLFIGFHTTFLIQHWLGVLIMPRRYYSYLPEDNITGMNQLSTIGAFILAVSLIPFFLNVYITARRAPKVTVNDPWGYGRSLEWATSCPPPRHNFTSIPRIRSEAPAFDLNHPEAGIPVGIGPAKDAPEAPVYDVETKEVK; via the coding sequence ATGAGCACCACGACCGCACCGGCTCGGCCGCAGTCGAGCAGCCTGCCGTTCGGCGCACCGAGGGTCGAACGCAAGGGCAATATCCTCGTCCGGTGGATCACCTCCACCGACCACAAGGTCATCGGGTACCTCTACCTGATCACCTCGTTCATCTTCTTCTGCATCGGCGGCGTGATGGCGCTCATCATCCGCGCGCAGCTCTTCGAGCCCGGCCTCGAACTGGTTCCGACGCGTGAGCAGTACAACCAGCTGTTCACGATGCACGGCACGATCATGCTGCTGATGTTCGCGACGCCGCTCTTCGCCGGTTTCGCGAACGTGCTCATGCCGCTGCAGATCGGTGCGCCCGACGTGGCGTTCCCGCGCCTCAACGCGTTCGCGTACTGGTTGTTCAGCTTCGGCTCGCTGATTGCGGTCGCCGGGTTCTTCACGCCGCAGGGTGCCGCCTCGTTCGGATGGTTCGCCTATCAACCACTCGCGTCGACGACGTTCTCGCCGGGCATCGGCGGCAACCTCTGGATGCTCGGCCTCGGCCTCTCGGGCTTCGGCACCATCCTCGGTGCGGTGAACTTCATCACCACGATCATCACGATGCGTGCGCCCGGCATGACCATGTTCCGCATGCCGATCTTCACGTGGAACACCCTGGTGACCTCGATCCTCGTCCTGATGGCGTTCCCGGTGCTGGCCGCGGCGATCCTCGCCGCCGGCGCCGACCGCATCTTCGGTGCGCACATCTACGATCCCGAGAACGGCGGGGTGATGCTCTGGCAGCACCTGTTCTGGTTCTTCGGACACCCCGAGGTGTACATCATCGCGCTGCCGTTCTTCGGCATCGTCTCCGAGATCTTCCCGGTGTTCAGCCGCAAGCCGATCTTCGGGTACAAGACGCTGATCTACGCGACCATTGCGATCGCCGCGCTGTCGGTCACGGTGTGGGCGCACCACATGTACGTCACCGGCTCGGTGCTGCTGCCGTTCTTCGCGCTGATGACGATGCTCATCGCGGTGCCGACGGGTGTGAAGATCTTCAACTGGATCGGCACGATGTGGCGTGGCTCGATCACGTTCGAGACACCGCTGCTCTGGTCGCTCGGCTTCCTCATCACCTTCGTGTTCGGTGGTCTCACGGGTGTGATCCTCGCGTCGCCGCCACTCGACTTCCATGTCTCCGACACGTACTTCGTCGTCGCGCACTTCCACTACGTGGTGTTCGGCACCGTCGTGTTCGCAATGTTCGCCGGCTTCTACTTCTGGTGGCCGAAGTGGACCGGCAAGATGCTGAACGAGACCCTCGGCAAGTGGCACTTCTGGCTGCTGTTCATCGGGTTCCACACGACGTTCCTGATCCAGCACTGGCTGGGCGTCCTCATCATGCCGCGTCGGTACTACTCGTACCTGCCCGAGGACAACATCACCGGGATGAACCAGCTGTCGACGATCGGGGCGTTCATCCTCGCGGTCTCGCTCATTCCGTTCTTCCTGAACGTGTACATCACGGCACGTCGCGCGCCCAAGGTGACCGTCAACGACCCGTGGGGGTACGGCCGTTCGCTCGAGTGGGCGACGAGCTGCCCGCCGCCGCGGCACAACTTCACCTCGATCCCGCGCATCCGCTCGGAGGCGCCGGCGTTCGACCTGAATCACCCCGAGGCCGGCATCCCCGTCGGCATCGGTCCGGCGAAGGACGCGCCCGAGGCCCCTGTGTACGACGTGGAAACGAAGGAAGTCAAGTAA